A genomic stretch from Mya arenaria isolate MELC-2E11 chromosome 10, ASM2691426v1 includes:
- the LOC128205290 gene encoding adhesion G protein-coupled receptor L3-like isoform X2, translating to MCSTSIFLVFVITDYLISSSIIGISVANGQDGNIDVDHFGDLISTLEPTFSDDTKVRLVDGPTNYEGRVEVYINGRWGTICDDHFNADAASVVCRMLHINVTDATVIPEGFYGEGNGTIWLDDVRCLGNESSIADCAHGELGRTDCKHYEDVGVMCATDAICRAADWRDYVGVKGNRSHPQFACLIGNPECYNDSACRLPNINYVSHVQYVGCGEYAVVICDSGFVASSMVFDCLDDDAWANVNCIEEGNEKDNGSVNATSANEDITADTVVHDTGPITCAASKENGVEWPEALDGQISRYRCSEGYQGDIYRRCQQGKYLNPVNNCTRKAIQDLYVQVFNGSLNATDALLKLNQETNSLTTANENMPTVGDLQNVNQILDKVIEDIKINSATIENDTDSFFEVANNLLNGNATSSWKSLINDKGVGADSVINTIDHFITKVVNFSNGDWNKTFDKSNLFIEIGQVDKCVNISFPSAAASTTDQIVVGCGQDIGKKVFSGSLFKSISGMLPTSSNDIDSLDRSINGPVLSFSFYGHHIKTENVRMSFHLLNNSLTNPFCSFWETNRSGKSLWSTDGCTLEQFDRERGTVSCQCNHLTNFAVLMSPASPSETETFHHRRLGVLSIVGCSISIIGLFLTITTYVYFWRVVRTPRSALLVNLCTVLLLAYVVFLAGVNSTSQHAMCTSIAVLLHYMFLVAFFLMLSEGCIIAQMVLRPHDKRNALHALLGISYGIPLIVVIISAASSKLKGYGNDKFCWLSIDLGLFWAFAGPALAIVFTNTIITVAVIKRMFGTSALSKRGDADKIKNVSFLYRCLTLMTCTRL from the exons ATGTGTTCTACGAGCATATTTTTGGTTTTTGTCATTACGGACTATTTGATTTCTTCTTCAATAATTG GGATATCGGTCGCAAATGGGCAAGATGGAAACATTGATGTTGATCATTTTGGAGATTTGATATCAACTTTAGAGCCAACATTTTCAG ATGATACGAAAGTGCGGCTTGTTGACGGACCCACAAATTACGAAGGTCGTGTCGAGGTGTACATAAATGGACGCTGGGGAACAATATGTGATGACCACTTCAACGCAGATGCCGCATCGGTTGTGTGCAGAATGCTGCACATAAATGT AACTGATGCCACTGTGATACCGGAAGGTTTTTATGGGGAAGGCAATGGTACGATCTGGCTAGACGATGTTCGCTGCCTAGGAAATGAGTCAAGCATTGCTGATTGTGCTCATGGTGAATTGGGGCGTACCGACTGTAAACACTATGAGGATGTAGGAGTTATGTGTGCTACAG aTGCCATCTGTCGTGCTGCTGATTGGAGAGATTATGTTGGTGTGAAAGGTAATAGATCTCACCCCCAGTTCGCGTGTCTTATAGGCAACCCGGAATGCTACAATGATTCAG CGTGTCGCCTTCCCAACATCAATTATGTTAGCCATGTACAGTACGTAGGCTGCGGTGAATATGCAGTTGTTATTTGTGATAGTGGGTTTGTCGCTAGTTCTATGGTGTTTGACTGCCTTGATGACGATGCCTGGGCGAATGTCAATTGCATTGAAGAAG GTAACGAAAAAGACAACGGTTCAGTGAACGCTACAAGTGCTAATGAAGATATTACCGCGGACACAGTGGTCCATGACACAG GGCCAATCACATGCGCTGCATCCAAAGAAAATGGCGTGGAATGGCCAGAAGCTCTTGATGGGCAGATATCTCGATACAGATGCAGTGAAGGATACCAAG GCGACATTTACCGTCGTTGTCAACAAGGCAAATATCTGAACCCTGTTAACAATTGCACAAGGAAGGCGATACAGGATTTATATGTCCAG gTGTTTAATGGCTCCCTCAATGCTACGGATGCTTTGTTGAAGTTAAACCAGGAAACGAATAGCTTGACAACTGCCAACGAGAATATGCCGACAGTGGGCGATCTACAGAATGTTAACCAGATTCTTGATAAAGTCATTGAAGACATCAAAATCAATTCTGCTACAATCGAAAACGACACTGAC AGTTTCTTCGAAGTTGCGAATAATTTACTAAATGGGAATGCGACATCGTCTTGGAAAAGTTTAATTAATGAC AAGGGAGTTGGTGCCGACTCAGTTATAAACACAATCGACCATTTTATAACGAAAGTTGTAAACTTTTCTAACGGTGATTGGAACAAGACGTTCGACAAGTCAAATTTGT ttaTAGAAATAGGGCAGGTTGACAAATGTGTAAACATTAGTTTTCCGTCTGCTGCTGCCAGTACGACCGATCAGATCGTCGTCGGCTGTGGACAAG ATATTGGGAAAAAGGTATTTAGCGGCAgcttgtttaaaagtatttcgGGAATGTTGCCTACCTCTTCAAACGATATCGACTC GTTAGACAGATCAATCAACGGTCCGGTCTTGTCCTTTAGTTTTTACGGGCATCACATCAAGACTGAGAACGTCAGAATGAGCTTCCATcttttaaat AATAGCCTAACAAATCCGTTCTGTTCCTTCTGGGAAACAAATCGAAG CGGGAAAAGCCTTTGGTCTACTGATGGATGCACTTTGGAACAATTTGATAGGGAAAGGGGAACCGTGTCCTGCCAGTGTAACCACCTGACAAACTTTGCTGTTCTAATGAGCCCCGCAAGTCCATCTGAAACG GAAACTTTTCACCATCGCCGTCTTGGAGTTTTGTCAATTGTGGGATGCAGTATATCTATAATTGGCTTGTTTCTTACCATCACGACCTATGTCTACTTTTGGAG AGTTGTACGTACGCCGAGGTCAGCTTTACTTGTCAACCTGTGTACGGTTTTACTTCTGGCATACGTCGTGTTTCTGGCAGGGGTCAACAGCACTTCACAACAT GCCATGTGCACGTCCATTGCCGTTCTGCTCCACTACATGTTTTTGGTTGCCTTTTTCTTGATGCTATCGGAAGGATGTATAATTGCACAAATGGTGCTTAGACCTCATGACAAACGAAACGCATTACATGCATTGCTTGGAATTTCTTACG GAATACCCCTGATCGTTGTCATCATTTCTGCTGCATCATCTAAACTGAAAGGTTATGGAAATGACAAATT CTGTTGGCTAAGCATTGATTTGGGACTTTTCTGGGCCTTTGCTGGACCGGCATTGGCAATCGTATTT ACGAACACCATCATCACAGTCGCTGTCATCAAAAGGATGTTTGGGACTTCCGCTTTGTCAAAACGTGGAGATGCTGACAAGATCAAGAACGTTTCATTTCTCTATCGCTGCCTTACGCTTATGACTTGCACACgtctttaa
- the LOC128205290 gene encoding adhesion G protein-coupled receptor L3-like isoform X1, translated as MCSTSIFLVFVITDYLISSSIIGISVANGQDGNIDVDHFGDLISTLEPTFSDDTKVRLVDGPTNYEGRVEVYINGRWGTICDDHFNADAASVVCRMLHINVTDATVIPEGFYGEGNGTIWLDDVRCLGNESSIADCAHGELGRTDCKHYEDVGVMCATDAICRAADWRDYVGVKGNRSHPQFACLIGNPECYNDSACRLPNINYVSHVQYVGCGEYAVVICDSGFVASSMVFDCLDDDAWANVNCIEEGNEKDNGSVNATSANEDITADTVVHDTGPITCAASKENGVEWPEALDGQISRYRCSEGYQGDIYRRCQQGKYLNPVNNCTRKAIQDLYVQVFNGSLNATDALLKLNQETNSLTTANENMPTVGDLQNVNQILDKVIEDIKINSATIENDTDSFFEVANNLLNGNATSSWKSLINDKGVGADSVINTIDHFITKVVNFSNGDWNKTFDKSNLFIEIGQVDKCVNISFPSAAASTTDQIVVGCGQDIGKKVFSGSLFKSISGMLPTSSNDIDSLDRSINGPVLSFSFYGHHIKTENVRMSFHLLNNSLTNPFCSFWETNRSGKSLWSTDGCTLEQFDRERGTVSCQCNHLTNFAVLMSPASPSETETFHHRRLGVLSIVGCSISIIGLFLTITTYVYFWRVVRTPRSALLVNLCTVLLLAYVVFLAGVNSTSQHAMCTSIAVLLHYMFLVAFFLMLSEGCIIAQMVLRPHDKRNALHALLGISYGIPLIVVIISAASSKLKGYGNDKFCWLSIDLGLFWAFAGPALAIVFTNTIITVAVIKRMFGTSALSKRGDADKIKTGLRSVCVLLPVFGITWFFGVFAVNRETVVFQYLFVIFNSLQGVLIFVVQCILDRKVQEVFKARRARWHAPEVSITATEMKSKSSAVPNQT; from the exons ATGTGTTCTACGAGCATATTTTTGGTTTTTGTCATTACGGACTATTTGATTTCTTCTTCAATAATTG GGATATCGGTCGCAAATGGGCAAGATGGAAACATTGATGTTGATCATTTTGGAGATTTGATATCAACTTTAGAGCCAACATTTTCAG ATGATACGAAAGTGCGGCTTGTTGACGGACCCACAAATTACGAAGGTCGTGTCGAGGTGTACATAAATGGACGCTGGGGAACAATATGTGATGACCACTTCAACGCAGATGCCGCATCGGTTGTGTGCAGAATGCTGCACATAAATGT AACTGATGCCACTGTGATACCGGAAGGTTTTTATGGGGAAGGCAATGGTACGATCTGGCTAGACGATGTTCGCTGCCTAGGAAATGAGTCAAGCATTGCTGATTGTGCTCATGGTGAATTGGGGCGTACCGACTGTAAACACTATGAGGATGTAGGAGTTATGTGTGCTACAG aTGCCATCTGTCGTGCTGCTGATTGGAGAGATTATGTTGGTGTGAAAGGTAATAGATCTCACCCCCAGTTCGCGTGTCTTATAGGCAACCCGGAATGCTACAATGATTCAG CGTGTCGCCTTCCCAACATCAATTATGTTAGCCATGTACAGTACGTAGGCTGCGGTGAATATGCAGTTGTTATTTGTGATAGTGGGTTTGTCGCTAGTTCTATGGTGTTTGACTGCCTTGATGACGATGCCTGGGCGAATGTCAATTGCATTGAAGAAG GTAACGAAAAAGACAACGGTTCAGTGAACGCTACAAGTGCTAATGAAGATATTACCGCGGACACAGTGGTCCATGACACAG GGCCAATCACATGCGCTGCATCCAAAGAAAATGGCGTGGAATGGCCAGAAGCTCTTGATGGGCAGATATCTCGATACAGATGCAGTGAAGGATACCAAG GCGACATTTACCGTCGTTGTCAACAAGGCAAATATCTGAACCCTGTTAACAATTGCACAAGGAAGGCGATACAGGATTTATATGTCCAG gTGTTTAATGGCTCCCTCAATGCTACGGATGCTTTGTTGAAGTTAAACCAGGAAACGAATAGCTTGACAACTGCCAACGAGAATATGCCGACAGTGGGCGATCTACAGAATGTTAACCAGATTCTTGATAAAGTCATTGAAGACATCAAAATCAATTCTGCTACAATCGAAAACGACACTGAC AGTTTCTTCGAAGTTGCGAATAATTTACTAAATGGGAATGCGACATCGTCTTGGAAAAGTTTAATTAATGAC AAGGGAGTTGGTGCCGACTCAGTTATAAACACAATCGACCATTTTATAACGAAAGTTGTAAACTTTTCTAACGGTGATTGGAACAAGACGTTCGACAAGTCAAATTTGT ttaTAGAAATAGGGCAGGTTGACAAATGTGTAAACATTAGTTTTCCGTCTGCTGCTGCCAGTACGACCGATCAGATCGTCGTCGGCTGTGGACAAG ATATTGGGAAAAAGGTATTTAGCGGCAgcttgtttaaaagtatttcgGGAATGTTGCCTACCTCTTCAAACGATATCGACTC GTTAGACAGATCAATCAACGGTCCGGTCTTGTCCTTTAGTTTTTACGGGCATCACATCAAGACTGAGAACGTCAGAATGAGCTTCCATcttttaaat AATAGCCTAACAAATCCGTTCTGTTCCTTCTGGGAAACAAATCGAAG CGGGAAAAGCCTTTGGTCTACTGATGGATGCACTTTGGAACAATTTGATAGGGAAAGGGGAACCGTGTCCTGCCAGTGTAACCACCTGACAAACTTTGCTGTTCTAATGAGCCCCGCAAGTCCATCTGAAACG GAAACTTTTCACCATCGCCGTCTTGGAGTTTTGTCAATTGTGGGATGCAGTATATCTATAATTGGCTTGTTTCTTACCATCACGACCTATGTCTACTTTTGGAG AGTTGTACGTACGCCGAGGTCAGCTTTACTTGTCAACCTGTGTACGGTTTTACTTCTGGCATACGTCGTGTTTCTGGCAGGGGTCAACAGCACTTCACAACAT GCCATGTGCACGTCCATTGCCGTTCTGCTCCACTACATGTTTTTGGTTGCCTTTTTCTTGATGCTATCGGAAGGATGTATAATTGCACAAATGGTGCTTAGACCTCATGACAAACGAAACGCATTACATGCATTGCTTGGAATTTCTTACG GAATACCCCTGATCGTTGTCATCATTTCTGCTGCATCATCTAAACTGAAAGGTTATGGAAATGACAAATT CTGTTGGCTAAGCATTGATTTGGGACTTTTCTGGGCCTTTGCTGGACCGGCATTGGCAATCGTATTT ACGAACACCATCATCACAGTCGCTGTCATCAAAAGGATGTTTGGGACTTCCGCTTTGTCAAAACGTGGAGATGCTGACAAGATCAA GACCGGGCTACGTAGCGTGTGTGTCTTGTTGCCAGTGTTCGGGATCACGTGGTTTTTCGGAGTGTTTGCTGTCAACAGAGAAACAGTCGTTTTCCAGTACCTCTTTGTCATCTTCAACAGTCTACAG ggGGTCCTTATATTCGTTGTTCAGTGCATTCTGGATAGAAAA GTGCAGGAGGTGTTCAAAGCTAGGCGAGCCCGGTGGCATGCACCAGAGGTCTCGATCACTGCTACTGAAATGAAATCG AAATCCTCGGCTGTACCAAATCAAACGTGA